A window of the Saccharomyces eubayanus strain FM1318 chromosome II, whole genome shotgun sequence genome harbors these coding sequences:
- the RSM10 gene encoding mitochondrial 37S ribosomal protein uS10m: protein MLRNTSTSKAFIRTQSTRPYPVNLQAVYYAPLKLPIKYGDLVADIQLRSYDNENMDFYSDFILRTGYYLGIPLTGPKPLPTRRERWTVIKSPFVHAKSKENFERHTHKRLIRAWDTNPEVLQLLISYITKHSIAGVGMKCNFFERSVISQSFDSDTNETQSLSNVNKLYSLGKDDKTQDSAIGEKVLELLNSPDFQKHLEKK from the coding sequence ATGCTTAGAAACACCTCCACATCGAAAGCGTTTATCAGAACACAGTCCACGCGTCCGTATCCAGTTAATTTGCAGGCTGTCTACTATGCACCTTTAAAGCTGCCTATCAAATATGGTGATCTGGTAGCGGACATTCAATTAAGATCGTACGATAACGAAAACATGGATTTTTACTCAGATTTTATATTGAGGACGGGCTACTATTTGGGTATCCCGTTAACTGGACCCAAACCCTTGCCCACTAGAAGAGAGCGCTGGACGGTAATAAAATCGCCCTTCGTTCATGCTAAATCCAAAgagaattttgaaagacatACTCACAAGAGACTCATCAGGGCCTGGGACACGAACCCAGAAGTGTTACAGTTGTTGATATCTTACATTACAAAACATTCTATTGCAGGCGTTGGGATGAAATGCAATTTCTTCGAAAGATCAGTGATATCGCAGAGTTTTGATTCCGACACCAATGAAACTCAATCACTAAGCAATGTCAATAAATTATATTCCCTAGGTAAAGATGATAAAACTCAGGATAGCGCTATTGGTGAAAAAGTGCTTGAACTGTTAAATAGTCCTGATTTTCAGAaacatttggaaaagaagtGA
- a CDS encoding ENA1-like protein, with translation MSSDAVKDGSAEFSAYHTLTAEEVAEFIGTNLTNGLTEDEFKERTKTVGENTLGDDSKIDYKAMVIHQLCNAMIMVLLISMVISFAMHDWITGGVITAVVAVNVGIGLVQEYKATKTMNSLKTLSSPNAHIIRNGKSETVNSKTVVPGDICLVKVGDTIPADLRLIETKNFDTDESLLTGESLPVSKDAALVFGKEDETSVGDRLNLAFSSSTVVKGRAKGIVIKTGLNSEIGKIAKSLQGGTGLISHDPSKSWLQNGWVSTRRVIGAFLGTTVGTPLHRKLSKLAVLLFGIAVLFAIIVMASQKFNVDRNIAVYAICVALSMIPSSLVVVLTITMSVGATVMVTRHVIVRKLDSLEALGAVNDICSDKTGTLTQGKMLARQIWIPSFGTITISNTSDPFDPSQGDVNLIPKLSPYEYSHDDDGDVGILQHFKQRLYDKDLPEEIDMDLFQRWLETATLANIATVFKDEETDTWKAHGDPTEIAIQVFTTKMDLPRSILTGETSTTQEGDKCQSSSNDIEKPGYVQFEHIAEFPFDSTIKRMSSIYFNNHNDTYNVYAKGAFESVISSCSHWYGNDGSKITPLTDHDIETIRKNVYSLSNEGLRVLGFASKSFTKDQLIHDQLANITSDRATAESDLVFLGLIGIYDPPRNETAGAVKKFHQAGINVHMLTGDFVGTAKAIAQEVGILPTNLYHYSQEIVDSMVMTGFQFDALSEDEVDDLPVLPLVIARCSPQTKVRMIEALHRRKKFCAMTGDGVNDSPSLKMANVGIAMGINGSDVSKEASDIVLSDDNFASILNAVEEGRRMTDNIQKFVLQLLAENVAQALFLIIGLVFQDENGRSVFPLSPVEVLWVIVVTSCFPAMGLGLEKAAPDLMDRPPNDSEMGIFTWEVIIDTFAYGFIMAGACMASFTASLYGINNGTLGHGCDGSYSSICHDVYRSRSAAFATMTWCALILAWEVVDMRRSFFRMHPDTDSPVKEFFKGIWDNQFLFWSIIFGFVSTFPVVYIPVINDKVFLHKPIGAEWGLAIAFTLAFWVGAELYKYGKRCYFKTQKAHNPENDLERSNKRDPFEAYSTSTTIQSELNISIKQ, from the coding sequence ATGAGTTCAGACGCAGTTAAAGATGGTAGTGCTGAGTTCAGTGCCTACCACACACTCACCGCAGAAGAAGTGGCAGAATTTATAGGTACAAACTTAACCAATGGTCTCACCGAGGATGAgtttaaagaaagaacgAAAACAGTGGGTGAAAACACGCTGGGCGATGATAGCAAGATCGATTATAAAGCGATGGTTATCCACCAACTTTGCAACGCAATGATTATGGTTCTGTTGATATCTATGGTCATCTCCTTTGCCATGCACGACTGGATCACCGGTGGTGTTATCACAGCTGTTGTCGCGGTCAACGTCGGTATCGGCTTAGTTCAAGAATATAAAGCTACGAAGACAATGAACTCTTTGAAAACATTGAGCTCTCCCAATGCACATATTATCAGAAACGGGAAAAGTGAAACCgtgaattcaaaaactgtAGTTCCTGGTGACATTTGTCTTGTTAAAGTAGGTGACACCATTCCTGCTGATTTGCGGTTGATTGAAACTAAGAATTTCGATACTGACGAATCCTTGCTAACCGGTGAGTCTCTACCGGTATCCAAAGATGCCGCTTTGGTTTTTGGTAAGGAAGATGAGACTTCCGTAGGTGACCGTTTAAATttagcattttcttcttccactgTGGTCAAAGGAAGAGCCAAAGGTATCGTCATCAAGACAGGTTTGAATAGTGAAATTGGTAAAATCGCGAAGTCATTGCAAGGCGGTACGGGTCTCATCTCCCACGACCCCAGTAAATCCTGGCTACAAAATGGATGGGTATCCACTAGGAGAGTCATTGGCGCGTTTTTAGGTACTACAGTCGGCACCCCCTTGCATCGAAAGCTATCCAAATTGGCAGTGCTGCTTTTTGGGATTGCCGTGCTTTTTGCAATCATTGTCATGGCCTCTCAAAAGTTTAATGTTGATAGAAACATAGCTGTCTATGCCATCTGTGTGGCCCTGTCCATgattccttcttctttggtcgTAGTTTTGACAATCACTATGTCCGTTGGGGCAACTGTAATGGTCACTAGACATGTCATTGTCAGAAAGTTAGACTCTTTAGAAGCTTTAGGTGCTGTTAATGATATCTGCTCTGATAAGACTGGTACTTTGACTCAGGGGAAAATGCTGGCAAGACAGATCTGGATCCCCTCCTTTGgtactattactatttcAAACACTAGTGATCCGTTTGACCCTAGCCAAGGCGATGTGAATTTGATACCAAAGCTATCGCCTTATGAATACTCCCATGACGATGACGGTGACGTCGGAATTCTTCAACATTTCAAGCAACGTCTGTACGATAAAGATTTACCTGAAGAAATAGACATGGATCTGTTTCAACGTTGGCTGGAGACAGCAACTTTAGCTAATATCGCTACcgttttcaaagatgaagagaCTGATACCTGGAAGGCACATGGTGATCCAACAGAGATTGCAATTCAAGTCTTCACTACCAAGATGGACTTGCCTCGTAGCATCCTTACTGGTGAAACATCCACCACCCAAGAAGGTGACAAGTGccaatcttcttcaaacgACATTGAAAAGCCCGGTTATGTCCAATTCGAGCATATTGCGGAGTTTCCGTTTGATTCAACCATCAAGAGAATGTCGTCCATCTATTTTAACAATCACAACGATACGTACAACGTTTATGCCAAGGGTGCATTTGAAAGTGTTATCAGCAGTTGTAGCCATTGGTATGGAAACGATGGCTCGAAAATTACACCATTGACCGACCATGACATCGAAACTATAAGGAAAAACGTTTATAGTTTATCGAATGAAGGTTTAAGGGTTTTAGGTTTTGCTTCCAAATCGTTTACAAAAGATCAATTAATTCACGACCAACTGGCAAACATAACTTCGGACAGAGCCACTGCAGAAAGTGATCTTGTCTTTTTAGGTTTAATCGGTATCTATGATCCGCCAAGAAATGAGACTGCCGGTGCAGTTAAAAAATTCCATCAAGCTGGTATCAATGTTCACATGTTAACTGGTGATTTTGTTGGTACGGCCAAAGCCATTGCCCAAGAAGTGGGTATTTTGCCAACTAACTTATACCACTATTCTCAAGAAATCGTTGACAGTATGGTCATGACTGGATTTCAATTTGATGCATTAAGTGAAGACGAAGTTGATGACCTGCCCGTTCTTCCTCTAGTTATTGCCCGTTGCTCTCCACAAACAAAAGTCAGAATGATTGAAGCTTTACACCGTAGAAAGAAATTCTGTGCCATGACTGGTGATGGTGTTAACGATTCtccatctttgaaaatggcGAATGTCGGTATTGCTATGGGTATCAACGGCTCAGATGTCTCAAAAGAAGCATCCGATATTGTTTTAAGTGATGACAATTTTGCTTCCATTTTGAATGCCGTTGAAGAAGGTCGTAGAATGACGGATAATATCCAGAAATTTGTTTTACAATTGTTGGCAGAAAACGTTGCTCAggcattgtttttgatCATTGGGTTAGTGTTTCAAGATGAAAACGGTAGATCGGTCTTCCCTCTATCGCCAGTCGAAGTTTTATGGGTCATTGTCGTTACTTCTTGTTTCCCTGCTATGGGATTAGGTTTAGAAAAGGCAGCCCCAGACTTGATGGATAGACCTCCCAATGATTCAGAAATGGGTATTTTCACTTGGGAAGTTATTATTGATACATTCGCATATGGATTCATAATGGCGGGTGCTTGTATGGCATCATTCACTGCATCCCTTTATGGTATTAACAATGGTACATTGGGACACGGTTGTGATGGTTCCTACAGTAGTATTTGTCATGACGTTTATAGATCACGTTCAGCAGCATTCGCAACCATGACATGGTGTGCCTTAATTCTCGCCTGGGAAGTGGTCGATATGAGAAGGTCATTCTTTAGAATGCATCCAGATACTGACAGTCCCGTGAAAGAATTCTTCAAGGGCATTTGGGATAACCAATTTTTGTTCTGGTCAATTATATTTGGATTTGTTTCAACCTTCCCTGTCGTCTATATTCCAGTCATTAATGACAAAGTATTTTTGCACAAACCAATTGGTGCAGAGTGGGGCCTCGCCATTGCATTCACGCTAGCTTTCTGGGTAGGCGCTGAACTTTACAAATATGGGAAGAGGTGCTATTTCAAAACTCAAAAGGCCCACAATCCAGAAAACGATTTGGAGCGTAGCAATAAACGTGATCCATTCGAAGCATACAGCACGTCCACTACGATCCAAAGTGAGCTTAACATCAGTATTAAGCAATAA